One genomic window of Gossypium hirsutum isolate 1008001.06 chromosome D11, Gossypium_hirsutum_v2.1, whole genome shotgun sequence includes the following:
- the LOC107912393 gene encoding U1 small nuclear ribonucleoprotein C: MPRYYCDYCDTYLTHDSPSVRKQHNAGYKHKANVRTYYQQFEEQQTQSLIDQRIKEHLGQAAAFHQVGAAFNQHLMAQRPRLPVLPTPVMPIPRVAPLRINQPMVPGIRPPVLPRPVPGYAPVPGMPPTVAPPGAPSFPGQINGLPQPPTLVPPSTVTVTATTPTSSNAAPTMATPALYQSNPAAPASGGFDNFNANAQPSEANQ, from the exons ATGCCTCG GTATTACTGTGATTATTGCGACACTTATTTGACCCACGACTCT CCATCAGTTAGAAAACAACACAATGCAGGGTACAAACACAAG GCAAATGTTAGGACGTACTACCAGCAATTTGAGGAGCAACAAACCCAGAGCTTAATCGACCAAAGAATCAAGGAACATCTTGGCCAAGCTGCAGCTTTCCATCAGGTTGGAGCTGCTTTCAATCAACATCTAATGGCTCAGAGACCTCGACTTCCTGTTCTTCCGACTCCTGTTATGCCTATTCCGAGGGTTGCACCTTTACGTATAAATCAACCAATGGTCCCTGGGATTAGGCCACCTGTACTGCCAAGACCAGTTCCAG GTTATGCTCCTGTTCCAGGCATGCCACCAACGGTAGCACCACCTGGTGCACCTTCCTTCCCTGGTCAAATAAATGGCCTTCCACAACCTCCTACATTGGTTCCCCCATCAACCGTTACTGTAACTGCAACGACACCCACTTCTTCTAATGCAGCACCTACCATGGCAACACCAGCACTGTATCAGTCCAATCCTGCTGCCCCAGCGAGTGGAGGGTTTGACAATTTCAATGCCAATGCACAGCCTTCTGAAGCTAATCAGTAA